From a region of the Helianthus annuus cultivar XRQ/B chromosome 5, HanXRQr2.0-SUNRISE, whole genome shotgun sequence genome:
- the LOC110942984 gene encoding uncharacterized protein LOC110942984 has product MAKYLGDFQFGVGIPSGAEAVLHSANRFLNVFHSDGSLAMITVDFSNAFNLVDRTALLSEVRTRCPSISLWVDFLYGQPTRLYVGDDHIWSTTGVQQGDPLGPLLFALVLHPLIHQIRDTCKLLFHAWYLDDGTIIGDAKEVAKALEIIRTKGPCLGLQLNVKKTEVFWPSCNGVKVKKGLFPSGIGRPVSGVKLLGGAVSRDAGFISRLAVKRASCAVDLMSYLPHMRDPQSELLLLRSCMGVAKLLFGLRTCQPTFVGEAVSVFDKGLRRAIEDIVVCGGPFFGDLQWRLASLPTRFGGLGLCSAEDVSTYAFVASRAQSWSLQDHILRDSGIAGLDSDYVCALDCMHMSLPDFDIGGFSNKDTAPPKAQNALASALFSRIVQSLGEKFSLFPRQKAVFNCLRAPHAQDFLTVIPIEGLGQHMSAVEYRAILKYRLMIPLFPVDEPCPVCRKVCLDTFGEHAVHCKELPGFKYRHDLVRDILFDILKRAGISAKKEAPVNFLTDPLDGRSTLRPADKESPEGTFPTIFLVFGWARGKHACVDLTGVSPLVGLRDNGFVAGQAALRRNQARSLNMRRLV; this is encoded by the coding sequence ATGGCTAAATATCTCGGTGATTTTCAATTTGGGGTGGGTATTCCTAGCGGGGCTGAGGCTGTGCTCCATAGTGCGAACAGGTTCTTAAACGTGTTCCACTCGGATGGGTCGTTGGCCATGATTACTGTTGATTTCTCTAATGCTTTCAACCTGGTGGATAGAACCGCCCTTTTGTCAGAAGTTCGGACCAGATGCCCATCCATTTCCTTATGGGTGGATTTTCTATATGGACAGCCGACCAGATTATATGTCGGAGACGATCATATTTGGTCCACCACTGGGGTTCAGCAGGGAGACCCCTTGGGGCCTCTTCTCTTTGCCTTAGTTTTGCATCCCCTCATTCATCAGATACGAGATACATGCAAGTTACTCTTCCATGCTTGGTACTTGGATGATGGTACGATTATAGGAGATGCTAAAGAGGTGGCAAAAGCTTTAGAAATCATCAGGACTAAGGGGCCCTGTTTGGGGCTTCAACTTAATGTCAAGAAAACAGAAGTTTTTTGGCCATCGTGCAATGGAGTTAAGGTGAAAAAGGGTTTGTTTCCTAGTGGGATTGGACGGCCGGTGTCGGGTGTCAAACTCCTCGGGGGCGCTGTTAGTCGGGATGCGGGTTTTATTAGTAGGTTGGCCGTGAAAAGGGCATCTTGTGCAGTGGATCTGATGAGCTATCTTCCACATATGCGGGACCCTCAAAGCGAGCTTCTCTTGCTGCGCTCTTGCATGGGTGTTGCTAAGTTGTTGTTCGGCCTCAGAACGTGCCAACCCACGTTTGTTGGGGAGGCTGTTTCAGTTTTTGACAAAGGCCTTCGGAGAGCTATCGAGGATATTGTGGTTTGCGGGGGTCCGTTTTTTGGGGATCTTCAATGGAGGCTTGCATCCCTTCCGACCCGTTTTGGGGGTTTGGGTTTATGTTCGGCTGAGGATGTATCTACGTATGCTTTCGTGGCATCGAGGGCGCAATCTTGGAGTTTGCAGGACCACATTCTTCGGGACAGTGGTATTGCCGGGTTAGATTCCGATTATGTGTGTGCGTTGGATTGCATGCACATGTCCCTTCCGGATTTCGATATTGGCGGTTTCTCTAATAAGGACACCGCCCCCCCTAAAGCCCAGAATGCTTTGGCGAGTGCCCTATTTAGTAGAATTGTCCAGAGTTTAGGAGAGAAGTTTAGTCTATTCCCTCGTCAGAAAGCCGTGTTCAATTGTCTACGGGCTCCTCATGCTCAAGATTTCCTGACAGTCATCCCCATTGAAGGACTAGGCCAACACATGTCGGCAGTGGAATACCGTGCAATCCTTAAGTACCGGCTAATGATCCCTCTGTTTCCGGTTGATGAGCCCTGCCCAGTTTGCCGCAAGGTTTGTTTAGATACTTTTGGCGAGCATGCGGTTCATTGTAAGGAGTTGCCTGGTTTTAAATACAGGCATGATTTGGTAAGGGATATTCTGTTTGATATTTTAAAGCGGGCAGGGATTTCAGCAAAAAAGGAGGCTCCGGTGAACTTTCTGACGGATCCGCTCGATGGGAGGTCTACTCTTCGACCAGCTGATAAGGAGAGCCCGGAGGGAACTTTCCCGACGATTTTTCTTGTGTTTGGGTGGGCCAGGGGAAAACACGCTTGTGTGGACCTTACAGGAGTGTCCCCTCTTGTTGGGCTCAGGGATAATGGGTTTGTTGCTGGCCAGGCTGCATTAAGGCGGAATCAAGCAAGGTCGCTAAACATGAGAAGGCTTGTTtag